The Littorina saxatilis isolate snail1 linkage group LG1, US_GU_Lsax_2.0, whole genome shotgun sequence nucleotide sequence ggcactgcaaacaatgtcgggacagcattccacacaagtgatcctctctgcaggattgttttactggttggcctcaaagtgatcagtacaaagcttgagactgaacatcagctggctgcagcttttcaaagtcctctcgccttgtgaattgcatccatattctgcacctagtttgacaataaaaacaacaatgttattgttaaactaagcaaaaaggaaagacaaaaaaagctaaatcagatcttcagtctaaatctaacgctctgcctgaacgcaaaacggatgagtgatgtacctttgtactgtagttttcccgtaagcaaggtttgataaaggaTTCGACAAATAATGCCCACgggtttgtcatcaagtgtaaactgttgttttgtactgactgctgactcacactcacattcgtaagtactcgctgacgctgtagtcaactgagtgagttgactcgagccattgcattctcattctgaagaaggtaaacctgatgaaataatcactgcacaacccaccttttttcttctgtagggaacttgtggaaagttttcccgaagcagctctgtttgtaacgggcgttcttgcaacaaaaagccgagcacaatttaccaccacctcgcacacgatcggtacctacgcgatccgccattttgttttcgccgccagcatgtgactagggacgataacccacaaacactttttcgcattttcttcgcaagttccacgtcttaCTAATGTACAGTGTTTGCTTATACACTATCTATTGGGCAAAAAGTAGCAGAAAAGACTGAAAAATAAAGGAAATGCTGAGCTGTAGGGAGCTGAACTGGTCAACCTACCAACAGctatcaaaacacacaaacaatcctctttttgaaaactgaccgtcacAGATCAATCCAAGAATTGTTGCAAAATGTCACGACTCTAAAAgattacagtgaaacccccttttttacgacctccaaacatctaagaaaatcaggtcttaacaagaggcgaagccttcaaggctcacgtaagaaatcgacaaacagtaacacaaactcaatcactccgtcacacatacacacacacacacacacacacacacacacacacagtaagcataggtgaaactgtgcaagaaagcgagaccctggatctgccaactagtctcggcccgctcacaataataatgaccgagactttcagtaattcctttgcgtgacgtctaaccctcttacgtcataatgtgacgtcttcaaatagtttctatcacacacgtcagacacttttgaccgagacgtaatcttcttatgcgagctttatccatagactcggaaatgttaaagtttctatcacacacacacgcacgcacgcacgcacgcacagacagacaaagtttatcatcgcataggctacacttacgtgagccaaaaaggaggtaaatttagaggttatgaacagaaaaactgaaaaaataaggtcttacaagggagagtcttaaattggggggtcttaaaaggggggttccactgtacaggtaCACACCTCTATGCATAATCTTCAAGTTCCACATGTAGATGAGTCCCTCCACAATGCAGGCTGCAATACCCCCGAGCACAGTTTCTGGGATGGGCATGTATCTGTCCAAGGAGCCaccttaccacacacacacaaccgcacaTCATGTTTTATAGTTACTTCAAATGATTGAAATTAGCTGCACTTAATTTCACAATAGTTAAACTTTCTGCAATCTTCAGttctaaaccactaattgttccCCTCAACCACCCTCTGTCCAGGTGTAAAATACGTAAAGGTAACACTTTTAACAAATTACTAAAAGAAGTATGAGTCACTTTAGTTACAGACATACAGCTGTCACCATAACTAGTTCTGACATGTAACACTTACAGTATGTGACAGTGACACAAATAGAAATGTCCTCACTATGACACAAAAcatcaccccccctcccacacacacaccctcgcccccccccccccctcatacacccacacaatatATTTTCATGTCACAAAGCTTGGCTGTCTGAACGATATAAGCGTAAACATTGACAGCATTTTTATCCATCCTTTCAAAAGAACTAAAAAGGCAGTTCTTTGTCTGGCTTCTACTACTTGACATACCCAATGGGCTAATTGCAATATCTACAGACAAACGATTTGTGAACAGACAGAAATGGATGTAACAGAAATTTCAGAAGGAAGGAATGCACAAAGAAATGTCAGGATAAGTTTATATTCAAGTAATCCTGACCTGGATGTTCTACTCTGTCAGAACATACTGATGCCAAGAACCCCAAATCTAAATGTCAGTGTGATATGGCCCTTCTAACTGCAAGTTCAAATATCTGTGGTGAATCAAAATGGCTGATCAGCTGAAAGCACTCCCATCTTCACACAGATGTGTGTCACAGCGACTGCACCATGGAATAAGGGGTGCTCTTTAAAAAAACCCGAAGCATACAAGAAAGACTCTTACCATCCATGAATTCTGTGCATATAGAGATGCGATTCTCTTGGAAGAAAGCTCCATAGAAAGCAATGATGGCACGAGAATTGcactgaaataaaaagaaaagaaacaaaaattaaacatGTTGTCACCTAGTTTCTAATGTTTCAATTTATCCTGACAGAAAGATTAattgtttttgtatgttttaCTTCAGTAAAGTAAGAAGACAAGTTCTTATTATGTCAGTATTTCAGTGCTTTGAAATGAATATGACAAATTGTTTAGCTGCACTGCTTTGTGTTCTCAACTGAAGCACAACAACGCAACCCCAAGTttcggggtgttgcaggtagctttgtttcctccttggggatgaagctaccaggggaagggattgtgttggaggtgcgggtagaggggtagccctcccggtgctcccccttggacctccctagtctaggaccctgggtcttcgcgaggtggccattgtggcgtaatccctccggactagcataacgtttccctatcccaagaccgaccgtgcgtggtctatgaccacatcctctacgaggtgaccctatcaactaggcagcgaaagcccctaggcgaaacacggcggatctagaggagagaacctcgataaaaaatttgagctgccatgaagacggagcatgttggctgaggacagcgggcagaccttctgtgccgacacccatctacaggagaaaaccaggcatgcacgcatcaaacccaacatggccaacATGGCCAACCCCAAGTTATTACATTTTCAGGAATTTTTCAGAGAAACAATAAATCTTCACCTTATATAAGATTTCCAGTTCGCAGATGATTTGCTTCTGTACAGCAGGTGATATGTCCAGCTGTATGACCTGCACAGCAATGATCAAACAGTCAGTTATGGGCAAAATAAAAATCCAGAAATCTTGAGTAACTATGACATTCATCAGAAATGAGGTtatctcgtgtgtgtgtgtgtgcgtgtttgtgtgtgggtatggATGGTAAGGGGTTACAGAGAAAAGTCATAATTTCGTCAAAAGTAAAGTATACAAAAGGATGACGTATCTAAAACTAACTGGAAAGCTGCAAAAATCAGACTTGTTGGTTGGTATAGTTCATCTAGCTAGTGATGTTCTGTATACAAAATACTATAAAATATGTTTATAACATTAACAGCAAAGTAACAGTCACATACCACAGTAAAGTTTCTATGAAGCAACCCCCTTCCTGCCCATTTCTATTCTTTAAAACCTCAATGTTTCCATGAAATAAGAAAAGAGTTACCTTGACAGCCATTACACGCCCTGACGGTCTGTGCAATGCCCTGGGTTGGAAACAGAATTGTAAAACAACATTATCAAATCACAATTCAATTACCTATAATCAGAAAGGAAGCAGTCTTTCAACTGGTGTTAATTAAGTCaagtattgactaaatgtttaaacatagactgggaatcaagacgagggtggtgtgtgtgtgtgtgtgtgtgtgtgtgtgtgtgtgtgtgtgtgtgtgtgtgtgtgtgtgtgtgtgtgtgtgtgtgtgtgtgtgtgtgtgtgtgtgtgtgtgtgtgtgagagagtagagcaattcccagaaaactactggagcgatcttcatgaaacttaacatgagagttcctgcaaATGATGTCccaagacatttttttcattttttcgataaatgtcttagataacatcatatccggctattTACAAAAGCTGAGGCAACACTGTCATagtcacgccctcatttctGATTCCAGAAATAtataccgtattttccgggttacaaggcgctacagcgcataaggcgcaccccccttcttttaaaaaaaaattgtaatccagtcacccattgggcgcagggggccgatagggcgcaccaaaattgaaaaagtataccggtaacaaacggttgaagaatgaaaataagccgcacatcaaaggaagaatacagagtggaaatatgtgtgctctgtgtgtgcgacgagatcaaaggcaggtccattgtgatagctgggttgccttgtttatagacactgaccttcttcccaggggtcaatgacccagttttagctatgagaggtggttcccctgtcatatctgagagaggaaacacttcctgcaccggggtcagtgacccaGTTTAACCTATGTGGCGgtttctttgatgtcttgagaggaaacttggccagggtagtacctagtagctgaaacatgcattatcacaagttgtttgagtGGTACTCAgacggtctctttgatttttttcgtatttcatacaggattaggcgcttcgttatacaaggaGCAGGGTTCGTTATACAaggcgcaggggtcaaactccAGGAAAAAAGTTGCGCCTTATGACCCGAAAAATACGGTAGATATATATACAATTTTGactctgaaaatgtactcacaattaaagacaagaggcgaagccttcaaggctcacgtaagaaatcgacaaacagtaacacaaactcaatcactccgtcacacatacacacacacagtacacacacacacacacacacacacacacacacacacacacacacacacagaaagagcataggtgaaactgtgcaagaaagcgagacactagatctagatctgtctgtctgcatgtagcctacttacatggacacgactgccaaatagtctcggcccgctcaaaataacaatcaccgagactttcagtaattccatcgcgtgacgtctaaccctcgtacgtcataatgtgacgtcaatgtaatatgacgtcttcaaatgttagagtttctaccacagacatacacacatacatacgcacgcacgcacgcacagacagacaaaagttagcatcgcataggctacacttacgtgagccaaaaacaggtTAATTAGGCACTATGTTTGCATGCTTCgcgggttttgttgttgttggtgtcaaTCTTTTAATTTCAGGCTGACAGATTGACTTTATGTTTTAAtatcgcctcacgcgacttgtttttgtttttgtttatcagaCAATTTAGACCAGACAGGACAGTGCAAAACCATGAACCGCTGCAGCGCTGAACTGGTGCAAAGTATCTCATTAGTTTAGGATATCAAAAGTGCCACCAACATTTTCAGCCTAAGACACAATTTTAGACCTGGGATATCTGAACATCGGGAAATGATATTATTGATACATTGTGATTAAAAGTGTTCCCTAAGATAACCGTAGTGTCTGATCACAAAGATGTTGATTCATATCCAGATATTTCATGAAGATGGTGATGGCTAAAAACAGCGTGGTCAATGACAGTTGAACCCCTCTGTTTAACACCCTCCttgttctcttcataacctctgtaaatttacctcaatTTTAAGACTCTGGTCCTTTattgagacctgattttctcacatttttgaaGGTCATGAAAGGGCGGTTCCAATGTCTATGCCGCTTCAGTCTTACCTGTACACTCTGCCACCTGAACCTGAGCCCACCGGTTCCAAGAAGTGCAACTGTGCCTCATTGATGTTGCCACACTGCATGATGGTCTGTATGCTGCCTCCCACCTCCTGCCTCTGCTGGCCCTGAGGTAAAGGCTCCACTGCTTGTGAGCCTCCTCCTGTCTTGATCTGTTGGATAAGTAGACACAGGTCAGCGTGCAGTCTTCAAAACTTGTGTAGCACAGCAATAGCAGTTATCAAAGCTGGCAACTAACACTGGGAACCAAGTAGGTACGTTTAGTCATCTCTAAGCCACTTTTCTACAATCAGTATCTCCTCTATGCCCTTCTGTTCTGTTCCTTCTTTTCTCTCGCTTTTATTCCTCAATTTTTGTTTGCCGAAGAAGACTGTCAAGTCATTTGTGTATGAAGCCAAGTGTCATGGTGAGTCCagatttctttgtttctgttttgttgccCAGAAAGACAGCTTCAAACAAAACGAAAGATGTATAAAAGAGAGAACTGAAGCTCCCCTTGCATCTAGATCTGCAGAAGTGACGTTATTCAGTTGATGTTGCTAGTAATATGGCAAAGATTCACAAATGACTGTACTGCATGAAAGGCACTTAACTATAAGTGTCATAGATACATAGTTTTTAAATACTGGAAAAAGTGCAGGACACTAAACAAAAAGTTTTAACTCAATAGAATGCCTCCATAGGAGAAAAGGACCAGTAACACCTTCAGGATTATGTTagtttgaaaaaacaaaaaggaCGCCTTGTGCATGTAGGATATTAATTAGAGAATATGAAGACTTTAATTATTTTTCTCACCTTCAGCCCATGGATATTTCTGTTCTGCGGTGTCTTCCCCACTAAACcacagcaataaacaaaacagcATTTGTTATTCATTCACAAAGCAAACACGATGGTAAAACAAGTTCAAGTAAAGATAACACTGGAGTTTAAATCATTCAAAGTAACAAGAATTATTCCATGTACACAAGAGGCTTTAAGAATAGGTTGGATAATGCCACTACACATACTAACTAACAGTCCCTACATCAATCAAAGGTATGGGTTTTTTAAGTTGCCATGTTTTTCCTCATTGACCATAAATGATGCATTTTTTCATTGCAAATTGGttgatacatacatgtataaaaaTTTTTTGAAAAGAACAATTCACATTGTGATATTAACTAGCATCAAGTGTATTTCAACACTTATTTATTAGACACCCATTCAACCATTATTCCATGTTAGATGAAGGTGTCCTTATCTTTACAAAAGTGTATTGATTGAATACATGATGATTTTATTCAGAAGGAAAATGTCAATGATAATAACAATATTCCAAATCTGCTGGAAGCTAAGGCAATAAAAGATTCAGCCTGACTATTTTGCAACAGCGTTGAACTTGAAGGCAAGGTACATATGGCACATCCTAGCCCCTTCCTCCCCTGATCTAAGTTAAGCTGCCTCCACTTCTTACACTCTTTTACCCCATctataaaaaagaaaacaaacaaaggtGTCTGTGACAAATCTGATTGCATTGCAGCAAATATTAAAATTTTGAGTGATCATAGGCATAGAAAACAAAGACTTGACTCctttaaaaaaattgttttaacaaAAATAGTATAAATAACTGGTACTATCTCAAAAGCTAATGTGTCCGCCATTTCTATTGGATTGGATGTAGAAAAAAAGCCTAAAGATGTGCTGACTTTTTCCATTCCAGTCAGATTTTATCCATATTTTTGCAGTATAAAGGAGAGGTAAAAGTAGAAGTAGCATGGATAGGAGGGAAAAGGGTCTGCAGTGTGTTTAGCACTTATGAAAATCAGTCTTAATTGAAAAGTCAATCCTCCTTACTTTTAGGATATATGATCAAGGGTGGAAACAGGCCTCTCGTTCTATCCTCTTCACTCAGTTCACGGAAATactgaaaaaacacacaacaacaagaacttTGGCAAATGTTATACAGTGGCACTTCCCATAACAAGCACTCTGTTTCAATTGTCCTCATCACAAAAAGAGGGGATTTGTTGATTTGTTCTGGTTTCTGTTTTTCTGAAGTTTCTCCGAGTCAACACAATATATGCTGAATAGTCATTGCTTGTCTTTCACTTACGCACAGTTATAGCTGCCTGCGTTTAATTGAATTCCATGCTGGCTTGTCAGTGTACAAGAGCAGGCCAGGTGATCAGTTGCTACATAGAAATCAACACACAGTATGAGCAAATGAATCCCTCAAAGATAGCATTTGTGGCATAAAAATGTtcacatatatatgtatttacaCCAAAATAGTAAACAAAAAGGCAGCAACAGGACAAGAATGAAAATTACACATGCTGCAGgttatacaaacaaacaaatgcaccAAACTGAAATAAGCCAACAAAAATGGTCTTTGCAACTTACTGCTGAAAACATATCTTGCATTTCTTCATCACTTCTGACTGTGATGTGGTCCCCATCTTCAGGATCTTCATCTGCAAGTGCAATGGTAATAAACAGAAAATAGTTTTGTTCAGCTCAAGAATGTTGTGACTGAATTGTCTTACATATTGTTAGTACTGTATGGACAATTAATCTAGTCTTTCATGAGTTTCTAGGTCTTTGacattttgtttacttttgctgAAATATCTTTGTATacctgaaaaaatgcagtgcaaaTTATAATTTATATTGAACACCTTTTTGAAGTCCaaccagctggaaatgggtacttTACTCTATTTATGGCCGGGGGAGGCAAAGGCAGTGAGGGAGAGGAGGTGGGCAACGCCCTTGTAAAGCTGGCTCTAGAAAAATGGAGATCTCTGACATCTCGCtcccttaggccaaaaaaaaaattgtctgtttctggtaacatggctaaaaaaattagggtaggtaggtagggatttttattttttatttttatttatttatttttttttttattaccccgaatgtagaccaataaaactaactttaaaaatcgcgcaaagagactggattcactatacatagagacaagacactcaacacattt carries:
- the LOC138976243 gene encoding dual specificity mitogen-activated protein kinase kinase 5-like, coding for MSEPPFTIRIHTENNQDMDWMVRLEDVTFRQTLEVISSLLPHVTVTAFEYEDPEDGDHITVRSDEEMQDMFSAYFRELSEEDRTRGLFPPLIIYPKMGKTPQNRNIHGLKIKTGGGSQAVEPLPQGQQRQEVGGSIQTIMQCGNINEAQLHFLEPVGSGSGGRVYRALHRPSGRVMAVKVIQLDISPAVQKQIICELEILYKCNSRAIIAFYGAFFQENRISICTEFMDGGSLDRYMPIPETVLGGIAACIVEGLIYMWNLKIMHRDIKPSNVLLNTAGEVKLCDFGVSVQLVKSITTTFVGTNVYMAPERLQGKDYGKSAEIWSLGVTLFELASGILPFQSLTSELKLQPFQVMQCILEETPLVLPTEQFSPEFVKFISQCMHKDPETRLSINDMVNHEFLHRHTSDSSTVISLWVKRRLQEIQQQNRAPQS